A section of the Brevundimonas sp. AJA228-03 genome encodes:
- a CDS encoding type II toxin-antitoxin system VapC family toxin: MVIDTSALIAIIQNEPEARAFDASIRTSSTRLISTATVLEIVSVLTRRLGYDARPIIDHLRADYRLVVVGVDQDQMTVACEAMVRFGRSRHPAALNFGDCFAYALSKTSGEPLLFKGDDFSRTDIRAA; encoded by the coding sequence ATGGTGATCGATACGTCGGCGCTCATCGCCATCATCCAGAATGAGCCCGAGGCGAGGGCGTTCGATGCCTCGATCCGCACATCCTCGACACGGCTCATCAGCACCGCGACCGTTCTTGAAATCGTGTCGGTCCTGACTCGAAGGCTGGGGTATGATGCCCGGCCGATCATCGATCATCTGCGCGCCGACTACCGGCTGGTTGTCGTGGGGGTCGATCAGGATCAGATGACGGTTGCCTGTGAGGCGATGGTCCGCTTCGGAAGAAGCCGGCATCCGGCGGCGCTGAATTTCGGCGATTGTTTCGCCTATGCCTTGTCGAAGACGTCGGGCGAGCCGCTCCTCTTCAAAGGTGATGATTTCAGTCGGACCGACATCCGCGCCGCCTGA
- a CDS encoding type II toxin-antitoxin system VapB family antitoxin: protein MGLSIKRVETERKARAVAARMGVGVTEAIDRALEDKWQALTADDQAEEQERKREALFAYLASLPKARGPSVREIEAEMYGDGGEPI, encoded by the coding sequence ATGGGCCTCAGCATCAAACGCGTCGAAACCGAACGCAAGGCCCGCGCTGTGGCGGCGCGGATGGGCGTTGGCGTGACGGAGGCCATCGACCGGGCGCTGGAAGACAAGTGGCAGGCGCTGACCGCCGACGATCAGGCGGAGGAGCAGGAAAGAAAGCGCGAGGCCCTGTTTGCTTACCTCGCCAGCCTGCCGAAGGCGCGAGGTCCCTCTGTCCGGGAGATCGAGGCCGAAATGTATGGTGACGGCGGTGAGCCGATCTGA
- the purL gene encoding phosphoribosylformylglycinamidine synthase subunit PurL, protein MSALQKTTADLAVEYGLAPSEYQVILDRLGREPNQLELGVFSVMWSEHCSYKSSKIHLGKFPTKGPRVICGPGENAGVIDIDDGDACIFKMESHNHPSFIEPYQGAATGVGGIMRDVFTMGARPVALLNALRFGDVGHEKTKRLVKGVVSGIGGYGNCVGVPTVAGETNFHAGYNGNILVNAMCVGLAKADAIFYSAAPGPGMSVVYFGSKTGRDGIHGATMASAEFDEDSDEKRPTVQVGDPFAEKLLIEATLELMASGAVAAIQDMGAAGLTSSSVEMAGKGGVGIELNMDAVPQRETGMSAYEMMLSESQERMLAVLKPGREADGHRIFEKWGLDAAVIGWTTETGRLVLNHHGEVVCDVPLAPLFDDAPLYDRPWVQPDLHPRLSPGEVPAPDVWEDAVLKVLACPDMASKRWIWEQYDRHVMADTLQDSATGADAGVIRVHGTDKGLAVTSDCTPRYVQNDPYEGGKQCVAEAWRNLTAVGSRPIAITDNLNFGNPQRPEIMGQIVRAIDGMAEACRDLDFPVVSGNVSLYNETNGVAIPPTPTVGAVGLLPNYDVVAGFSTMADGDTLVLIGETVGELGASLYLREVLGREDGAPPPVDLKLERRTGDFIRGEIEAGRLTCVHDLSDGGLIGAAADIALASDTGVVLDASSATHAHVFLFGEDQARYLIAVSNPQEVLANAREAGLHAAVVGHARGDAFASTDLFSIPLKHLREIHESWMPGWIDS, encoded by the coding sequence ATGAGCGCCCTGCAGAAGACCACCGCCGATCTCGCCGTCGAATACGGCCTGGCCCCCAGCGAATATCAGGTGATCCTGGACCGGCTGGGGCGCGAGCCCAACCAGCTGGAGCTGGGGGTCTTCTCGGTGATGTGGTCCGAGCACTGCTCCTACAAGTCGTCGAAGATCCACCTGGGCAAGTTCCCGACCAAGGGACCGCGCGTCATCTGCGGACCGGGCGAGAACGCGGGCGTCATCGACATCGACGATGGCGACGCCTGTATCTTCAAGATGGAGTCGCACAACCACCCCAGCTTCATCGAACCCTACCAGGGCGCGGCGACCGGCGTCGGCGGGATCATGCGCGACGTCTTCACCATGGGGGCGCGTCCGGTCGCCCTGCTGAACGCCCTGCGGTTCGGGGATGTGGGGCACGAAAAGACGAAGCGGCTGGTGAAAGGCGTCGTCTCCGGCATCGGCGGCTATGGCAACTGCGTCGGCGTGCCCACGGTGGCGGGTGAGACGAACTTCCATGCCGGATACAACGGCAACATCCTGGTCAACGCCATGTGCGTGGGTCTGGCGAAGGCGGACGCCATCTTCTACTCGGCCGCGCCGGGGCCGGGGATGTCGGTGGTCTATTTCGGGTCCAAAACCGGACGCGACGGCATCCATGGCGCGACCATGGCGAGCGCCGAATTCGACGAGGATTCGGACGAGAAGCGCCCCACCGTCCAGGTCGGCGATCCCTTCGCGGAGAAGCTGCTGATCGAGGCGACGCTGGAGCTGATGGCGTCGGGGGCCGTAGCGGCCATCCAGGACATGGGGGCGGCAGGCCTGACCTCGTCCTCGGTCGAGATGGCCGGCAAGGGCGGCGTGGGGATCGAACTCAACATGGACGCCGTTCCCCAGCGGGAAACCGGCATGTCCGCCTATGAGATGATGCTGTCAGAGAGCCAGGAGCGGATGCTGGCGGTGCTGAAGCCGGGCCGCGAGGCGGACGGGCATCGCATCTTCGAGAAATGGGGCCTCGACGCCGCCGTCATCGGCTGGACCACGGAGACCGGCCGGCTGGTGCTGAACCACCATGGCGAGGTCGTGTGCGACGTGCCGCTGGCCCCGCTGTTCGACGACGCGCCGCTGTACGATCGTCCCTGGGTCCAGCCGGACCTGCATCCCCGCCTGTCGCCGGGCGAGGTGCCTGCGCCCGATGTCTGGGAAGACGCCGTGCTGAAGGTACTGGCCTGCCCCGACATGGCGTCCAAGCGCTGGATCTGGGAACAGTACGACCGCCACGTGATGGCCGACACGCTGCAGGATTCGGCCACGGGCGCCGATGCCGGCGTGATCCGGGTCCACGGCACCGACAAGGGCCTGGCGGTCACCTCGGACTGCACGCCGCGCTATGTGCAGAACGACCCCTACGAGGGGGGCAAACAGTGCGTGGCCGAGGCCTGGCGCAACCTGACGGCCGTGGGGTCACGCCCGATCGCCATCACCGACAACCTGAACTTCGGCAATCCGCAGCGGCCCGAGATCATGGGCCAGATCGTGCGAGCCATCGACGGCATGGCCGAGGCCTGCCGGGACCTGGACTTCCCGGTCGTGAGCGGGAACGTCAGCCTCTACAACGAGACCAATGGCGTGGCGATTCCGCCGACCCCCACCGTCGGCGCTGTCGGCCTGTTGCCCAACTATGACGTCGTGGCCGGCTTTTCGACCATGGCGGACGGCGACACCCTGGTCCTGATCGGTGAGACCGTCGGCGAGCTGGGGGCGTCGCTTTATCTGCGGGAGGTTCTGGGCCGCGAGGACGGCGCGCCGCCGCCGGTCGATCTGAAGCTGGAGCGCAGGACGGGCGACTTCATCCGCGGCGAGATCGAGGCCGGGCGGCTGACCTGCGTCCACGATCTGTCGGACGGCGGGCTGATCGGTGCGGCGGCGGACATAGCGCTGGCGTCAGATACCGGCGTGGTGCTGGATGCGTCCAGCGCGACCCACGCCCACGTCTTTCTGTTCGGAGAGGATCAGGCCCGGTACCTGATCGCCGTGTCGAACCCGCAGGAGGTGCTGGCCAACGCGCGCGAGGCCGGGCTGCACGCCGCCGTGGTCGGCCATGCCCGGGGCGATGCCTTCGCCTCGACCGATCTGTTCAGCATCCCCCTGAAACATCTACGCGAAATCCACGAGAGCTGGATGCCCGGCTGGATCGACAGCTGA